The genomic segment CCGGTGGTACGGGGCAAGAAGGGCGAGCACCAGAAGGTGCTGGAGGAAATCCGCAGAAGCGGCTTTTCCCGGGTGCGGGTGGATGGCGAGGTCAGGGACCTGGCCGAGGGGGTCAAGCTGGATAAGAATAAAAAGCATACCATAGAGGTAGTGGTGGACCGGGTGATCATTCGCCCCGGCGTGGCCCGGCGCCTGGCCGACTCGCTGGAAACGGCCCTGGGCATGGCCGGGGGCGTGGCCCTGGCTGCCGTGGTGGACGGCCCCGAGATGCTGTTCAACGAAAACTTTGCCTGCCCGGAATGCGGCATCAGCCTGCCGGAGATAGCCCCCCGGCTGTTCTCCTTCAACAGCCCCTACGGGGCCTGCCCGGTGTGTACCGGCCTGGGGGTGAAGCGGGAGATTGACCCCGACCTGGTCATTCCCGACAGGCGCAAGTCCATTGCCGAGGGGGCCATCGTAGGCTGGTTCCGCGGTACCAATGCCTATGCGTGCCTGGAAGCCCTGGCCGAAAAGTACGGCTTTTCCCTTTCCACCCCGGTGGCCGAGCTGACTGAAGAGCAGCTGGATAAAATCCTTTACGGCACCGGCACGGAGAAAATCCTGGTCAATTACCGGGACGCCTCCGGCCGGCGGCACCAGTACATGGCCACCTTTGAGGGGGTAATCAACAACCTTTCCCGGCGCTACCGGGAAACCACTTCCCCCCATATCCGGGAGGAAATCGAGCGGTACATGAACGACCGTCCCTGCCCGTCCTGCGGCGGAGCCCGCCTGCGGCCCGAGGCCCTGGCGGTGAAGCTGGGAGGACTCTCTATTGTGGAAGTTACCCGCCTGTCGGTAAAGGAAGCCCGGGAATTTTTCCAGCGCCTTGAACTGACGGAAAGGGAGCGGCTCATTGCCCGGCAGGTGCTCAAGGAGATTAACGCCCGGCTCGGTTTTCTGGTCAACGTGGGTTTGGACTACCTGACCCTGGACCGGGCGGCGGGTACGCTTTCCGGCGGGGAGGCCCAGCGCATCCGCCTGGCCACCCAGATCGGCAGCGGACTGACCGGGGTACTTTACATCCTTGATGAGCCCAGTATCGGCCTGCACCAGCGGGACAACCAGCGGCTCCTGGACACCCTGCTGCACCTGCGGGACCTGGGCAACACGGTGATCGTGGTGGAGCACGACGAAGACACCATCCGCACGGCGGACCACATCATCGACATCGGCCCGGGAGCCGGGGAGCACGGGGGCAGGGTGGTGGCCCAGGGCACCCTGGAGGACATCCTCAATAACCCCGACTCCATTACCGGCCAGTACTTGAGCGGCCGCCGCTTCATCCCCGTCCCGGCTGTGCGCCGGAAGCCCAACGGCAAGGTGCTTGAGGTGATGGGGGCGGCCGAACACAATCTCAAGAAAATCGATGTGACCTTCCCTCTGGGGGTGTTTATCTGCGTCACCGGGGTTTCCGGTTCGGGCAAGAGCACCCTGGTCAATGAAATCCTGTACAAGTACCTGGTCCGGGAACTTCACGGCAGCCGCACCCAGCCGGGGGCCTGCCGGGAGATCAGGGGGATCGAGCACCTGGACAAGGTGATCAACGTGGACCAGTCCCCCATCGGCCGCACGCCCCGGTCCAACCCGGCCACCTATACCGGGGTGTTCAACGACATCCGGGATCTTTTTGCCAGCCTGCCCGAGGCCCGGATGCGGGGCTACAAGCCGGGCCGTTTCAGCTTCAACGTCAAGGGCGGGCGTTGCGAGGCCTGTGCCGGGGACGGCATCATCAAGATTGAAATGCACTTTTTACCCGACGTCTACGTGCCCTGCGAGGTCTGCAAGGGCCGGCGCTACAACCGGGAGACCCTGGAGGTAAAATATAAGGGCAAGAACATTGCCGACGTGCTGGACATGACGGTGGACCAGGCGGTGGAGTTTTTCCGCCACATCCCCAAGATCCACCGGCGGCTGAAAACCCTGCAGGACGTGGGTCTGGGCTACATCCGCCTGGGCCAGCCGGCACCGGAGCTTTCCGGGGGTGAGGCCCAGCGGGTTAAGCTGGCCACCGAGCTTTCCCGGCGTTCCAACGGCCGCACCCTGTACATCCTGGACGAACCAACCACCGGCCTGCACATGGCCGATGTGCACCGTCTGCTTCACGTGCTGCACCGCCTGGTGGAAGCCGGGGACACGGTGGTGGTCATCGAGCACAACCTGGACGTCATCAAGACCGCCGACTACATCATCGACCTGGGTCCCGAGGGCGGTGACGGCGGCGGCCGGGTGGTAGCCTGCGGCACCCCGGAAGAAGTGGCCCGGGTGAGCGAATCATACACCGGTCAGTTTCTGGCCCGGGTACTGGCCAGTGCCCCCGTATCCCACCATTTCTTTGCCGGTGGAGCGGATACGCAGGGTTCGTCCTTACTTGATGGGGTGCGTGCGGTGGGAGGTTGATGACGGGGAGGGGAGCAGGATGACACCCGAGGAAAAATTACAACACCTCCCGGACAAACCCGGCGTGTATCTCTTCCGCGATACGGCCGGGGAAATTATTTATGTGGGCAAGGCTGTTTCCCTGAAAAACCGGGTGCGTTCCTACTACCAG from the Desulfofundulus luciae genome contains:
- the uvrA gene encoding excinuclease ABC subunit UvrA; this encodes MLEKIVVKGARVHNLKNVDVEIPRGKLVVLTGLSGSGKSSLAFDTIYAEGQRRYVESLSAYARQFLGQMDKPDVDYIEGLSPAISIDQKTTSHNPRSTVGTVTEIYDYLRLIFARVGRAHCPSCGRPISRQTVEQMVDQLTTLPEGTRLQILAPVVRGKKGEHQKVLEEIRRSGFSRVRVDGEVRDLAEGVKLDKNKKHTIEVVVDRVIIRPGVARRLADSLETALGMAGGVALAAVVDGPEMLFNENFACPECGISLPEIAPRLFSFNSPYGACPVCTGLGVKREIDPDLVIPDRRKSIAEGAIVGWFRGTNAYACLEALAEKYGFSLSTPVAELTEEQLDKILYGTGTEKILVNYRDASGRRHQYMATFEGVINNLSRRYRETTSPHIREEIERYMNDRPCPSCGGARLRPEALAVKLGGLSIVEVTRLSVKEAREFFQRLELTERERLIARQVLKEINARLGFLVNVGLDYLTLDRAAGTLSGGEAQRIRLATQIGSGLTGVLYILDEPSIGLHQRDNQRLLDTLLHLRDLGNTVIVVEHDEDTIRTADHIIDIGPGAGEHGGRVVAQGTLEDILNNPDSITGQYLSGRRFIPVPAVRRKPNGKVLEVMGAAEHNLKKIDVTFPLGVFICVTGVSGSGKSTLVNEILYKYLVRELHGSRTQPGACREIRGIEHLDKVINVDQSPIGRTPRSNPATYTGVFNDIRDLFASLPEARMRGYKPGRFSFNVKGGRCEACAGDGIIKIEMHFLPDVYVPCEVCKGRRYNRETLEVKYKGKNIADVLDMTVDQAVEFFRHIPKIHRRLKTLQDVGLGYIRLGQPAPELSGGEAQRVKLATELSRRSNGRTLYILDEPTTGLHMADVHRLLHVLHRLVEAGDTVVVIEHNLDVIKTADYIIDLGPEGGDGGGRVVACGTPEEVARVSESYTGQFLARVLASAPVSHHFFAGGADTQGSSLLDGVRAVGG